The nucleotide sequence CGCTTTCCCATGAGATGCTAAGTTCTCAACACAACCCATGGCTCCTTCTACTTCTGGAAAGAAACCAAGAAGGCCACAACTTACATTCTTAAGGAACTCCTCAGCCACGATGCGCGCACGGGCATTGACTGACAGCTTCATCTCACTGATCTCCTTATCGATCTCCTCCATAAAGTGGATCACAAAGTCCACCAACTTGTGTTTGTACATCTGCTCTGTGTGGAAGTTGGTGATCAGAAAACTGATGTCATACCCCTAGGGAAGGAAGACAGTAGGGacgaggaagagaagaaacaggagagaaTTAATGTCCCATGGACATTTAGTTGGCCATGTCCTCTACATTCACTCAGCCACACGCTTTCAGCTGGCTGTGACCTTCTCCCAAGCAACACGCCCTTCAGTCAGCAGCCCACCTGCTCTGATGGGCTGTCTATGTTGGATCCAAGTAACTCAACCCAGTTGAGAATTCTGTGTCTGTTAGACATCAGTGGCACAAACAGCTGCATTCAGAATGAGTCAAGGGACTTGGAAATCTTGTTACAGAAGAATCTAATCAAGCAGGGAACATTTAGTCTGGAGAGGAGAGATGCTGTGGGAGAAGGATGGGATTGAGGTCTTTAACTATCAGATGGGTTGTGTCTGCgagaacaattttatttattctgggtAGCCCCAGAGGTCAGAGTTTGGTCAACACGTCTGATGAGTCTGATGATGGCGTGTGCTGCTCTGCATGGTAGTTTCTCAGTCACTGGGGATATCTTAAGTCGAGCTGGCAGAGAGTCTGTGGAGAAGACTCAAGTACAAGGCTAGGCAACAACTGAGCCAATGTCAATCGTGGCCCTGAAAGACTATGATTCAACTGGTGGCAGAGCTTAGAAAGAATTTCTGATTCGTTGTGCCCTCTCTGCTGCTTCCTAAAACCATAGGCTCTAGGAAGATGAGCGATGGATCTCAgcttttctgcctcttccatgaCTGACATACAACCAACTTTTCCTAAGTTTCTGATCCCCCTTACTCTCACTCCATATGAGATGAAGAGACTCGACTCAGGCAATGGGTGCCCTACAGCTGGAGGAGCAGTAATCTCAGTTCTAGAAACAATCCCAGGCCAGTGACAGTGGACTCAGTGGTAGAATCCTGGGTATTACGAACACACGAATCACATGATCTCACCTCCACTGGTTTCCTTCGAAGGATAAAGAAGTTCTCTGCTCGCATCATCATGAAACGCATGAACTTGTGGCATAAAATCTTCTCAATCTCATCAGCCTGgtgaaagcaaaggagaaaggtgTTGCCCTGAAGCTGACACCCTATGACAACAGAAACCTGTAGCCTGGTCTTCTGACCAGAATTTCCCCCAGGCTCGCTGGAAGCAGTGGGGTTTGGTACTGGGAGCAATCACTGCCTGAACTTTGAATCATGGGGCACTTGGTTGctaactgaaagcagggtctacCACACTACAGCCTCTCCAGCTTAATGGGGCATTACCATGATCCCATCTTCCCCCATTCCAGAGAGGTAATTCTGGTAAACCAGAGTCTTTCATCCACTCATTCCAGAAGCCATACCTATATTCAAAGCTgcttttctcattctcatttcacTAGTGCAGCACTTTCCAGAGCCTGTGATACATGCCTGGGGCATCAGGGATAACCTTAGGTGATCTCCTCTTTAATAACACTGAACATCAAATGATTCTCAAAGTTTCTCCCTGCTGAACtctcagtatttctttctttcttttcttttttgaggaagattagccctgagctaacatttgccgccaatcctcctctttttgctgaagacgactggccctgagctaacatctgtgcccatcttcctccactttttatatgtgggacgcctgccacagcatggtttgccaagcagtgccatgtccacacccaggatccgaaccggcaaaccccgggccgcccgcCCGCTGAAGTGGAACTGCTGTGCCCGGGGCCAGCCTCTCAGTATTTCTAAAGGAAGAATTTTGCAGCTGGGTGCTAGGATGCCCTTagccctctccaacacttgttaatcTCCCCTTTTAACAAAGAGAGCAGGCCCCAGGGTTAGAGCTTTCTGCAGGCAGCAATATCTATTCTGAACTTAGTAAcactatttttgttttcactgtatttatttttttagagttgtCCTCTATTTGGCAAGTGACAGTGTTTTTCTACTTATGGCATAAACTTTTTCCAACaaatttaagcaaaagaaaatgtcaaCTTAAAGAAATCTATTAAGTAAGGAACTGTCCAGATACTATAAAAATATGGCAAAAATTATGGGAGTGGTGGGAATGTCAGACATTTGTGAAACGGTGTCCAAGGAAATTACACTCTTTTTTACCCTAAATCTCACTTTCAGAGTTAATGGCTATCAAACCAGTACTAGTACTATTTGTTTTTCTGAACTGGACTCATTCTTCATTCCTCAGGAACGGTTCCATGACCTGACACCAAACTGGCCCATGGCCTTGGCTGCTCCATTTCCTGCCTTCTATTCCAGAGCAAGGCCTAGAAGATGGAGTTGTGCTCTATTCTACTGGCTTGCCGAGTCTGGCAAATCATTTCCTGGTTACTTTCAAGGAAACAGAGCCTGGGTTTCTTGGCACCCTGAATCTGGCACACTGATCTCTCAGATGGAGATCCCTGGcctcctggggaggcaggggctcCGTGGTGAGCTCACCTGTTTCACAGCAATGCTGACCCGGACAGAGTTGATGGAGCCCTCAATCAGaactttttccttctcattcctgCTGATGGTCACGGGTTGTAACAGGAGCTCTTTGCTACTCCTGAAAACACAATGTCACAGAGGCCTCTGTACTACAGAGGAACAGAACGCTCAGGGAGACCTCACAGCAGGCCCTGGAATCACTATCCTAGACCAGAGTCCAAGGAATAAGAGACTCACAAGCAGGGGTGTTCCAAGATGGGGGCCAGCTAGCGTGTTCTCCATTGGAAAcaacacaggctctggagtcagggcTAAAAAGTTTTGAAATCCCGCCTCCTCTGTTACTTTCCTTGGGCACATTACCCTGTTGgaatctcaatttcctcagctgtaaaatgactCTGATTCCTATTTCACTGGTGAGGACtgagagaaatcaaaaaggatCAAGCATCTAACAGTGTGCCTGGCCCATGGTAGGAGCTTTCCAAATGGCAGCTCTTATTTTAGTAACCACAAGCAAACTCATATACCACTTagggaatgagaagagagaggctgCCTTAGATATAAGTTAAAACCGAACACACTTTGGCCTCCTTTAATTATCAATCCAGAATGACTCACTTATTCAGTATTAAGACCCCTCCCAGCTCAGTTCCTTCTGACCCCTAGATATCTGTAAGGGTAGTTAACTGTGGTGGTGGTGTCTGTGGGCTGTTATCAATTTAACATGCCTAGTGGAAATCATATATGTTAACTAGCATAACACAGCACATCCTAActtatcagtttaaaaaaattccagtcATATCAACT is from Equus przewalskii isolate Varuska chromosome 15, EquPr2, whole genome shotgun sequence and encodes:
- the ARPC4 gene encoding actin-related protein 2/3 complex subunit 4, with protein sequence MTATLRPYLSAVRATLQAALCLENFSSQVVERHNKPEVEVRSSKELLLQPVTISRNEKEKVLIEGSINSVRVSIAVKQADEIEKILCHKFMRFMMMRAENFFILRRKPVEGYDISFLITNFHTEQMYKHKLVDFVIHFMEEIDKEISEMKLSVNARARIVAEEFLKNF